In Macaca nemestrina isolate mMacNem1 chromosome 14, mMacNem.hap1, whole genome shotgun sequence, the sequence ATCCCCGGCTCGTGTTCCCATGGGGATCACTGAACCAGACACAGCATTGCTGACACATGAGACTAACACgtgcaattatttaaaaagatttcaATAAAACTGCCTGGCTGGCTCCGGGCCGCCCCTATCCACTCAACCCGTGcgccctcctcccccaccccattcTACCATGGGAAGTTCTTGTGGGGAGGCCAAAGTCCCTTCTAGAGGTGGCTTCACCCTTTTCCCAAGAACAGTCCAGTTTCAGGAAGAGGGAGCAGGCAGCAGGCTGGCTGGAAGTGTCAGGTGTGGATCAGCTGGTGGCTGGACACTGCCCAGAATGAGGGAACACAGGGAGGATATGGTCTGAGGACCCGCAGGCCTCAGGTTAGGAAGGAGGGGCACAGTTTCTTCTTGGCATGAGTGTCTGGAAGAGTAAAGTATCTGTGAGCTCCATGGTTGACTTAACTGAACCCTCATCCCGCTCACCCCATCTCCCCCTCAGTTCTCGACAGCCACATCACCAGCCTCCCTTAAGTTCTAGGCCTTACCTGTCCCTCTGCCTGCCCAGCCCATCCTAACATAAGCAGACCAAGCAATGGAGGCTGTGGAGGAACTTTCATCCCAGGTACAAGTTTTCCCTCGGGCCCCTGGGTCCCTGCTCTGAGTCCCTCTGCCCCTGGACTCCCCATGCCTTGGCCCCATCCCTCACTCTTACCGAATCAGTGTAAAGGGCTGTCCTAATCTGGAAATCTGAAAGCTGTCATCTCACAGATGAAGGGAAGAGAACTTCCACATGCCTCTGTCTCCATTGTCCAATACCATGACCAATTTTTTTGTACCTTGGTACATTTTGAACTTTGAACATAAACCCTAAAAAGTAATAAGGTAGAGCTGGGATATGCTCTGGACCCCTCCTATCCCACCCTCCCTTGTCTCCCCTTTCCCTGCATAAAACCTAAGTCCTAACTCGCTTTGCCTGCCTAAGGCCACATCTGGGCATGGTTCAGGACAGATGTCTGGAGTTCAACTAAAACAGGCTTTAGAACCAGCAGAGGGAAAAATCACTCCAGGTCATAAAGATGGGAAGGccaggccgggctcggtggctcatgcctgtaatcccagcacttgtgggaggccaaggcgggcgggttacgaggtcaggagatcgagaccatcctggctaacacggtgaaaccccatctctactaaaagtaaaaaaaaattagccgggcgtggggaggctgaggcaggagaatggtgtgaacccaggaggcggagcttgcagtgagccgagattgcacaactgcactccagcctgggcgacagagcgagactctgtctcaaaaaaaaaaaaaagatgggaaggCCAATTAGGGAACATAAGGAGGCTGTCACCCTGTTTTAGGGTCCCTAGGGTTGATCCTCAATGGTACCCCACTGCTCCCTTGATCACAGTGAAGTGGAGCTTCGATGGTACCCCCACTGCTCCCTTGCTTACTTCACTGAGGCAGCTCTAGTGCCTCGAGTGGCTGCTACTGAGAAAGTACAACCTCAGTTTGGGTGGCCTTGTCAAAGGATGGAGAAATGCTGCTGTCATCAGCTGTGGAGCCTTAACTAAATCCTTAATGTCTCCCCCTAAAAGCTAGCATAGGTCCCAACCTAGTAGTTACTGAAACAAAAAAGCATGTGCCAGGGACTTCTAGGTGGAAATAGAATGGAGAATAAGATTGCCTTAAGAAGTTATTAATCaaatagagaaaacagacaaataggcAATTACAGTGTTGATTTATGGGAGAGTTCTGAGGGAAGCAGGTGGGGAGGAAATCTGATTACCATGTCTTTATGGAGGGGATTATGAAGTTGAAAATACCCAGAGTCCTAACAAACTTACCTAGTGTGTTGTGTATCATCAGTCAACTTCCCATCCTTGTTAGACCTGAGGCCAGTCCAGTATGAATTCCCTGAACCACCATTTGGCAACAGCCAATTTAAGACGAAGTAAGAACGCTAAGGGGAGATTCAGAGAGACCGGAGATATGTGGAGAGTGAtgagaaatacagaagaaaatgcaTGCCCTAGGGAGGCCTCAGCTTCGGCAAGGGGGCTGTATATATGACACCTCTTTGGTAACTGGTCCCTGAATCCACCAAGTGCCACCCTGCAGATGCAGGCTCAGTGCTCAATTTGCCTTCCAGCTGAGTAAGAATCTCTGCCAGCCTTTGGAGGGGAGTCATTGTGTGTGCTGTTCTGGCCCCAAGGAACTAATCCCTACAATCCAGCCCACCAGGTGTGGGACCTCTCTGCCTGAGAGGCCACAAGAGTCAAGGAACCTGTCAAGCAGCCCAGGGAGCTGACTAGCAAGCTGAGATGAGATACAGATTAAagtagaggccaggtgcagtggctcacacctgtaatcccagcactttgggaggctgaggcaggtgaatcacctgaggtcaggaattagagaccagcctgaccaatatggtgaaaccccgtctctattaaaaatacaaaaattggccgggcgcggtggctcaagcctgtaatcccagcactttgggaggccgaggcgggtggatcacgaggtcaggagatcgagactatcctggctaacatggtgaaaccccgtctctactaaaaatacaaaaaactagccgggcgtggtggcgggcgcctgtagtctcagctacttgggaggctgaggcgggagagtggcgtgaacccgggaggcggagcttgcagtgagccgagatcacgccactgcactccagcctgggagacacagcgagactccgtctcaaaaaaaaaaaaaaaaaaaaaaaatacaaaaattagctgggcgtggtggtgtgtgactgtagtcccagctactcgggaaactgagacaggagaattgcttgaacctaggaggcagaggttgcagtgagctgagattacggaattgcactccagcctgggtgacagagtgagactctgtctcaaaaaaaaaaaaaaatgtagatatgGTTCCTAAGTTTCTACTCTAATGCCAACTCTAATCAGTTAGTAGGGGCTGCCTGGACCACTGTGCTGAGAAGATGCAGAGGTTGTTTCCAAGCTCAGAGGTCAAGAGTATTGTGATTCTCAGTTTCTTCCACGGAAAAGGAATGGCCACCCCAGCCATGTATGCACTGCCATTCCTGACTTGATGACATATGTCCCTTTACCAAATAGTACCCACCACAGTCTGTGAGTAAGGATATGCTTACTGATTGTTGATAAATTTCACTGAATATGACCAGCTTggaagacagagtttcacaatgTTTTTGGCTCTCCTGCCAAGTTTTCGAAGTAGGTGAGATGTAAAAGCAGCTTTTCTGATGCATTGTCCATCCCGTCGGACAGCAGGTGTCTAAAAAGCAGAAAGAGTGTGATAGCAGCAACAGTTGGGATGAAAGTAACTACTCAGCAGTCTTTTGCTAACAATATTCTCCTAGGGCTAATCTCAGCACCTTCATGGACTTCTATGATCTTtgcaatctttctttcttttgcatccCCTGGAAACACCGTACCTGTCCTTACTTAGTAAAAAGACTTTAACATTCAACAACATTACTTCTTAGCAATCTAGGAGGTTTGTCTTAATAGGGCTAATTTTATTACCCCAATTTCTGGACAACTGCAGTCCACCCTGACACTTTACCTAACATCTCTTGGGCCCATCTCCTCCACTCCCTAAAGCACCCCCCACTGCACATCCAAGACTTCCACTCCTCCAGCACTggccccctccttccctctccaatTTCCTACAAGCCGAAAATGTTGGGTCCTGTTTTGCAGAAACAGCTCTCTCCATTGCCCTCAAaatttctcttctctgttcttcttttcctgactatccataagaaataaatatccCTCTTTCTTCAACATCCTACATCCCAATCTGCACTTCTGATCCCCAGACCACCTCTCTCCATTGCTTTGTTCCATCAGTCCTACCttcatcattcaaaaatcattCGCTCCCCACTagctccctctcctctctctacATGATCTCATGTCCCCACCCTGCTACTCCCTTGAGTTACTGTCCTATGGCAacttaaaggaataaaaagaaatcccTGCTGGGCACAacggctcacatctataatcccagcactttgggaggccaaggcgggatggatcacctgaggtcaggagttaaagagcagcctggtcaacatggtgaaaccccacctctactaaaaataccaaaaaataccCAGGCACtatggtgcacacctataattccagctactcgggaggctgaggcaaaaggatcgcttgaacccaggaggcagagattgcagtgagccaagatcacaccactgcactccagcctgggagtgcaCTTCAGtctcacagagtgagactccacctcaaaaaaaaaaaaaaaaaaaaaaaaaaaaaaaaaaaaagaacagaacagaaaagaaaagaaatccgtATGGCCAAATGGAAGAAAGTGAGGGGATAAGTGGAACACTGAAAGGTAGGCAGGGGTGTTGGAAGCTATGttaaggattttttatttttatattatgagaaagagaaagtcaGTGTAGGATTTTACACAGAGGAATTTTGTTCACTAGCTATATCCCAAGTGCCTGGGCACAGTGCTAGAACATATTATCTGTTATGTATTCCATAACTGTTTATGTAATCAATTAACTGGAATGCTCTAGATTGGGATGACATGATCAGATTTTTGTAAAGAATTACCCTGGCTCCAATATGAAGAATGGACTGCGGGGAGAGGAGTGAGTAGgaaaaacatttagaaagttGTTGCAGCTATCCTTGCAAAAGATGAGGATGGGCAAAAATCCAAATGGATTTATAGACTTGGTGATGGGAAGTGGAGGGAATTCCTCTCAGAATGGAAGGTGAGGGCATGTGctgaaagtgagggagaaggAGTTATTATGGAGAGCAAGCTAACCACTGCAGAGGTTGCCAGGCAGTGCTGAGAGACTAGAGTCTCAGTGGCACTGAGCAAAATGATTCCACAATTTGTCACACCTTGGTGCTGACTGTGGGCAGTTGGTTTCATCCAGAGTTGAAATTTTGCCCATCAGGTGCACTAGAAGGATAGCGGAACAAAGAAGTGAGTGagccatgtgcggtggctcacgattgtaatctcagcactttgggaggctgagacaggaggatcgcttgagcccaggagttcgataccagccagggaaacatagtgagaccttgtctctattaaaaaaaaaaaaaaaaaaaaaagtgagtagtAAAAGTGATGGGCTCCAAACCCATGATAGGTAGGGAGAGAAGTGTGGACAGGAGACAGCTGATGGGAAGGGAGAAAAAGGGGAGTCAGCAAATTGGAGGCCTCAATGAGATAAAAAAGTTTGGGGAAAACCTGGAGGAGTGGTGGGCAGCTGTGATCAGAGTGGAAGTCTGAAACCATCCTTTTGCCAGAAGAGCAGTTTGGGATGTAGAGGTCTAAGGTGCTGCTAAGAGAATGGGCAGCCCTGGCATGGAACTGATGGTCACAGAGGTTCAGGTTAAGGAAATGAGGGCAAGGGGCGTCTGCACATAATCTTGCTGTCTTATGCCTGGGGAGATCGACCAGATGACCCCAAGCTAGACAGAGCCTAAACCTGATCATAGCCCAAAAACACCCCAGTCCCCTTGGGCCTGGCACCTTGCCTAGACCCTCAGCCTGTTTTGACACAGCCTTGCCTCTTTTATGTGTCCCTTTCCCCATCTCCACCTACTGGCTGGGGTCCTGCTTTCAAAATGAATGGACACCCCATCCTAGTTCCCTACACCACAACTCCAGGCTCCACCTCACTGTGAGTACTGAGAGCCTCACTGCCTTGCCCCACCACCAGGTTGCACTCCATGTCAGTCAGTTAGTCTTACCCTTTGGGGAGATCTCAGCtataatgaaaattaatgaaaattgaGGACCCTGTCTTTAGAAAGATGTGCAAACTGCCAAGTTCACATCCAAATTTGGGGGCGTTCCAGATCTTTGTCACTGATATCAACAGGAAGAAACCTTGGACAGTGTGATTTGGACTGCTGGCTGCCATCCTCCTCTACCCCACAGGATGAGCCTTGGAGCTCGGTGGGTCCCCCTAAATCCAGTATGCAGCTTGGTCCTTCTCTCTGTTGGCCAAAGCTGAACAGCTCATGTCAGCCACCACTCTGGTTCACTGCCCCTTTCCTGAACACCTCACAGGCCCCTGGGTGACAGACCCCTTCCACTAGTATCTCCTTGCTCCAAtccatccctcccttctctcctctccccagagCGGACACCTGATGAGCGGCATGTGAAGAAGGGCTTCAGTCtgttctccatgttgctcagctTCTGCTCCAAGGCCCTCCTCTGTTGCTCCTCACTTTGCAAGGTCTCCTTCCTCTTCTCGCTGTCTGTCTGGCAGGCCTGTAGCTGCCCTTCGGCCGCCTGATGAGCCCTCTGTTCCACCTCTAGTGCTTCCTGACTCTGCGCCAGCTCTCTCCTGGACCCCTGCAGATCCTCTGCGCTCTGTCCCAGCTGCCTTATCTTCAGGTGGAGCTGCTGCCTCAGGCTGCTGTTAGTGGCTTCCAGAACCCTATTCATCTGCTGGAGCTGCTGAGACACCTGCAGATCTGTTTGGCCACAGAGATTTGGTGGATGTCTTCTCCAGCCCTGCCCTAGTGCCCTGAGACTGCAGCATCAgccctttttctccttcttgcaACTTTTTGCATCACAGGCTGAAATACAAGATTTGACTGCCTAAAGTGTAAGGAGGTACTGGATTAGGTGAGGACAATTCAGGAAGACAACAGCCCTGgcagaaaaccaaacccaaagctaaGGATGTGGTGGTAGTGACTATGAGCCCTGCTGAGGAAGGTCAGCTTTGCGGGGAAAGTCAGGACGAAAGTCGTTCCGTGTAAGTGGGAAGTGGGGACAGCCTTACTCACAGCGCATTCCCAGGCAGATGACGGCTACTCCTAACAGCAGGCAGGTGAGGAGCAGGCCGAGCAGGAAGTATCGCAGGCAGGCTGTGCGGCCTTAGGGGGACAGTGGGATGGATGCGGGCAGTCAGCCCCCGGAAAGAATGTAGAGACGAGGGGACAGGTCCGCGGAGGAGACCCCTGGGGAAGGCATCCCTAAGAGGAGGGAGGTGCAGAGCTGAGGGGGCAACCATGGTGGTTTCTGTTGGGTAGCGGGGTGTTTCGCAGGTAGGGGAGAGGGTGTTCCAGAATCAGAGCTGGTAAGGACTCAGGGGCATAAcctgggagaaggggaaggaaatatcAGAccgagagagggagaaaggagaagggggGCAGGAAGGCGAATTGGGACCATCCGCAGGGGGGCGGTGCACGTCGGATTCAGACGCACCCGATGTAGGTCAACGGGGCAGGGCAGCCGGGGCGGTCGGAAGGGCTGCGCCCGGACTCATCCTGGGAAGAGCTGCACCCCGCGGGGCCCAGCGCCATCCGCAGCCGGGACAGGCGCGAGCACGTGCCCCCGCGGCCGCACCGCACACTCACTCACAGGGGAGAATCCGCCCGACGGCTAGTGACGTCACGGCGCTCCAGGACGCAGTTGACTGCTCCGACTTGACCGCTGTCGAGGGGAGCATTGAGTTTGAGACGGGAAGCCCCGAGTATTGCCCCTTCTCCTCCGGTGCACCCGCTTCGCCCTCGCCACTGGGAAACTCCAGTCTGCCCCACGTTGCCCGCTAGGGTTGCTCTGGTACACCCTGTCACTCTACTGAGTTCCTCCTCTGCCTGGGACTCTCTCGGCTCCCTCCTGGGTCTCACCGTATCTTTTCCCGGACCCCCTCATCTCTCGTAGTTCTTCCTTTATCGCTTCCTCAGGGGCCCCTTATCTGTCGGCCCCAAACCCTCTCCCCCTTTGCTCTCATCCAACTCCCATCCCCCCTTTTCCCTCCCATGGCTCCCCATTTCCCATTAGAACTCATCCCCCACAGGGCTGCCCTATCCCTCCGCAGCCCTTATCTCCCTCACTGGGGTCTCCACCTTGCCGGAGGAATCTTTCTTCCTCCCCTGGCTCCCATTTATCCTGTTCCTATTCTTCCGTTTCCTAAGAACCgccctcctcctttccccagGGTATTGTGCTCTCAAGAATATTGTGGGCCATGGCGTGGGggtgcacgcctgcaatcccaacactttaggaggccagggcaggaggatcacttgagcccaggagctcgaggctgcaatgagccatgatcacaccactgcactccagcctgtgtgacagagcaagaccctgtctcaacaacaacaaaaacattgtGGACTCCCCGGCTCAAGACACAGCCCCTCAACAAACACACATCCCCCAGGCTCTCCAGACCTGCTTTGTCGCCTAGTCCAGAAGAAGCCAAGCTTGAGGGTCCCCCTGGGACTGGGGGCACTTGAACATTCTCATAGGTGAGTTCCCCATCATCATCAGCCCCTGGGtctggagagaagagaagagggaccAAGGTGGGAGTCGGGAATAGGAtctgtggggtggggagtggggatgcAGGACCAAGGGGAGGCCTCATCCCCCTTACCCTGTCCTAACCGGCTGGAGATGCTCTTCTTCAGGGGTGCCTTCACAAACCTCAGATCTGCATAGGTGATGGCCTCAGCCATGGTCCCGAGCAGCTCTGCCCCAACTCGTCTTCCCTGTCATCCACCGTCCTCCCTTGCTCCtcttttctctgtccctttaCAACTAGGCTCTGTGTTCCCTCTGTGACTGCACGGTTTATCACCTGGCcctgtgacttccagtcacaaaAGAGGAAGGTGTTAGCAAGTCTCAAACAGATGGGCTCAATGAAGCAGAAGGCATCCCTGGGCCAGGGCCAGAGGGGCCACGGAGGGGACGCTGAGGTCCAGAGCACAGGGGTAGGGACTGGGCCTGTCCCCATGTCCTCCCTGTGCTTCCTCTCCATGCATCTTAGACCCATGTGGGCCATACTGGACCCCAAACTCGGTCCTCCTGGTTATCTGCCCTGATCTGCCCCGCCCTCCTCCTGGCTGCCTTGTCCACTGGGGCTTATGATGTGTAGCTGCAGCTGCACTGACTCAGATGATCTCCCCAGCTCCAGGGTGAGGCTCCATTCTCCCCATGAGACTGGGGGTTCCTGGTTTGCATCCCTCACTCCTCATCATCCTGGGGTTTCCAGTAACTGGGCGTTCAGGAACAGGTCCGGGCCAGGGGTGAAGGTAAGGAACAGCCATGGCTGCAGCACCTCTGGAAAGGCATGCGGCAGCACTGCCCCCCATGCATCCTCATGGGGAGCCAGGGAGCAGGTGAGCATGGGAGTTGCAGAGGGCTTAAGAAGGACTGCAGCTTCCTAGGCAGAGGCAAGGCAGGAGCAGAGCCAGAGGCCGAGCACAGATTCTGGACCAGCAGAGGTTTTGACATTttcttggtttggttttggtttttctcttattttcacaGCAAAGTTCTTCCTTTAAAAAGTCCCaaagctggctgggcgcggtggctcacgcctgtaatcccagcactttgggaggccgagatgggcggatcacgaggtcaggagatcgagaccatcctggctaacacggtgaaaccctgtctctactaaaaaatacaaaaaaattagccgggcgaggtggtgggcgcctgtagtcccagctactcgggaggctgaggcaggagaatggcgtgaacctgggaggcggagcttgcagtgagctgagatccggccactgtactccagcctgggcgacagagcgagactccatctcaaaaaaaaaaaaaaaaaaaaaaagtcccaaagCTGTCCCTTCACACACAGCCCCAAGGAAAAAGGGGGCATTTGTGGTGGAGGACCCAGGGACTGCCAGGCCTTCATAGGTGTTGGGGGCCTGGCTGATGGAGGAGACAGGGAACCAGTTGGGGGAGAAGGGGGCAGCTGAGCAGGGGTGCCCAAAGGCGCTCCCTAATGTTCTTTTACCAGGATGTGACCCCTAATAGGAACCCCAAAATGGCCTACATCCAGGATAGGAAGGAGCTGGAACAAGATGTAGTGTGGGGGTGGGAAGACCTAGCCCCTAGCAAAGTGACATCCGCCCCGCAGAAACCCCCTCTCCTACAGCTGtggggaggaaaaaggaaggggagaaaggtCCTCACCGCATGCCAACAGCTTGGATGATTGGTGGTGTGTGGCAGGACACACACCTAGAGCTCTGCCAATAGCTCCGCCCAGCCACCCCTAGAGGAAGTGGCCACTGAGGCAAAGCTGTCACTTCAAAAATGTACCTGTAGAGaggcacatgtgtgcatgtacgTGCATGGACACGCATGTTCCCAGGACTTTGCAGTCTGTTGGGGCATCTGTGAGGTGAGCAGCTATGTCAGAGCCTGCCTGGAGGAGGAAGCCTTCTGTGGGCTGAAGGCTGCCTGCGATCACTGTTATTTTCCACGGCAGGGAATGACGGGTCATTTTCAGAAAAGTCTTCAAAGGTCATCACAAGAGATCCTACAAGTATTTCCTTCTTGAGGCTCACTGTTTCCTAAGGTGCCTCTGCAGCTGTTAACGGTCCTTGCTTGATTAAAGTTTCCAACAACCCAGACCTTCCCCCAGATACAGACAGTGGTGTGTGGTGGTGACTCCCTGGGGGCCTCAGGGGCCCTGAGAGTGAGTGGGAGGGTGTAGAGCAGCtggtggcaggggtgggtggggtgggaagaGTCAAATACTTGAACCTGTGGTGTACAGGGGGTGGGTGTGGGCAGTGTGTGAGTAAATCAATTGCAGGAAAATTTACAGGAGTTCCACAGACTGTAGAATGTCCCAGTTTTCAGATCCAATACACGGGTGAACATGATGTAGATGCCAGGTAAAATGCCAAAATCAAGCTTCTAGTCTGCACTCAAAAAGGAATccgtggccaacatagtgaaaccctgtctcggccgggcgcggtggctcacgcctgtaatcccagcactttgggaggccgaggcgggcggatcacaaggtcaggagatcgagaccatcctggctaacactgtgaaaacccgtctctactaaaaatgcaaaaaattagccgggcgaggcggtgggcgcctgtagtcccagctactcgggaggctgaggcaggagaatggcgtgaacccgggaggcggagcttgcagtgagctgagatggcgccactgcactccagcctgggcgactaagcgagactctgtctcaaaaaaaaaaaaaaaaaaaaaaaaaagaaaccctgtctctactaaaaacacaaaaaaaattagccaggtgtggtggctgaaacctgtagtcccagctagtcaggaggctgaggcaggagaatcacttgaacccaggaagtggaggttgcagtgagccaagattgcaccattgcactctagcctgggcaacaagagcaaagcgccatctcaaaaaaaaaaaaaaaaaaaggaatacatggGCTTGCTGCCTAACTTGACTGTGGAGAGGCTTAAGAAGGGGAtctcctggccaggcgtggtggctcacacctataatcccagcactttgggaggctgaggtgggcagatcacctgaggtcaagaatttgag encodes:
- the LOC105485725 gene encoding B-cell differentiation antigen CD72 isoform X3; this encodes MEWESQNSGYGVSRPLHDPGADDDGELTYENVQVPPVPGGPSSLASSGLGDKAAVKSEQSTASWSAVTSLAVGRILPCRTACLRYFLLGLLLTCLLLGVAVICLGMRYLQVSQQLQQMNRVLEATNSSLRQQLHLKIRQLGQSAEDLQGSRRELAQSQEALEVEQRAHQAAEGQLQACQTDSEKRKETLQSEEQQRRALEQKLSNMENRLKPFFTCRSSDTCCPTGWTMHQKSCFYISPTSKTWQESQKHCETLSSKLVIFSEIYQQSRSYFVLNWLLPNGGSGNSYWTGLRSNKDGKLTDDTQHTRVYVQSSKCTKVQKNWSWYWTMETEACGSSLPFICEMTAFRFPD
- the LOC105485725 gene encoding B-cell differentiation antigen CD72 isoform X1; the encoded protein is MAEAITYADLRFVKAPLKKSISSRLGQDPGADDDGELTYENVQVPPVPGGPSSLASSGLGDKAAVKSEQSTASWSAVTSLAVGRILPCRTACLRYFLLGLLLTCLLLGVAVICLGMRYLQVSQQLQQMNRVLEATNSSLRQQLHLKIRQLGQSAEDLQGSRRELAQSQEALEVEQRAHQAAEGQLQACQTDSEKRKETLQSEEQQRRALEQKLSNMENRLKPFFTCRSSDTCCPTGWTMHQKSCFYISPTSKTWQESQKHCETLSSKLVIFSEIYQQSRSYFVLNWLLPNGGSGNSYWTGLRSNKDGKLTDDTQHTRVYVQSSKCTKVQKNWSWYWTMETEACGSSLPFICEMTAFRFPD
- the LOC105485725 gene encoding B-cell differentiation antigen CD72 isoform X2; this encodes MAEAITYADLRFVKAPLKKSISSRLGQDPGADDDGELTYENVQVPPVPGGPSSLASSGLGDKAAVKSEQSTASWSAVTSLAVGRILPCRTACLRYFLLGLLLTCLLLGVAVICLGMRYLQVSQQLQQMNRVLEATNSSLRQQLHLKIRQLGQSAEDLQGSRRELAQSQEALEVEQRAHQAAEGQLQACQTDSEKRKETLQSEEQQRRALEQKLSNMENRLKPFFTCRSSDTCCPTGWTMHQKSCFYISPTSKTWQESQKHCETLSSKLVIFSEIYQQSVSFVLNWLLPNGGSGNSYWTGLRSNKDGKLTDDTQHTRVYVQSSKCTKVQKNWSWYWTMETEACGSSLPFICEMTAFRFPD